From one Chlamydiifrater phoenicopteri genomic stretch:
- a CDS encoding CNNM domain-containing protein: MTNSPYFWLTLNIGCILVQGFYSMMEMACVSFNKVRLHYYLTKNYKKANYINFLIRRPYRLFGTVMLGANIALQLGSEASRECYAGFGISPDYAPLTQVCIVVIFAELLPLTISRKMPERLALWGAPILYYSHYLFYPFIRFIGVLTEIIYYFLGIKKDKLSSTLSRDELQKVLETHNKEHEFNVIATNIFSLSTTNAGEVMTPLSQHPMLPATSNVSDLVRTLRSHSIDFVPVYHKEKSNIIGIAFPKDFINSPTSELLKNHLHSPWFITEKTKLIRILKEFRANKRNVALVLGASGEALGLLSLNSIFQTIFNTSDIARRKPEASRVIERTIPGNTRLVDLRKELGLPLTRYGCETIAQLVMQLLDAPAEEGSSVIIDNLLLEVKETTLSGIKSVVIKNLFS; this comes from the coding sequence ATGACTAATTCCCCATATTTTTGGCTGACTTTGAATATAGGGTGCATCCTTGTTCAGGGATTCTATTCCATGATGGAAATGGCTTGCGTATCTTTCAACAAAGTCCGTCTACACTACTACCTAACGAAAAATTACAAGAAGGCCAACTATATTAACTTCCTTATCCGCCGTCCTTACAGATTATTTGGCACAGTAATGCTTGGAGCTAATATAGCTTTGCAGCTGGGCTCTGAAGCTTCTAGGGAATGTTACGCTGGGTTCGGCATTTCCCCTGATTATGCACCTTTAACTCAAGTATGTATCGTCGTTATTTTTGCAGAGCTTCTTCCCCTTACTATTTCCAGAAAAATGCCAGAAAGATTAGCTTTATGGGGGGCTCCCATCCTGTACTACTCCCATTATTTATTCTATCCCTTTATCCGTTTCATAGGCGTACTAACAGAAATTATTTATTACTTTTTAGGAATAAAAAAAGACAAACTAAGCAGCACATTAAGTAGAGACGAATTGCAAAAGGTTTTAGAAACACATAACAAAGAACATGAATTCAATGTTATTGCCACCAATATTTTCTCTCTGAGCACAACAAATGCTGGCGAAGTTATGACTCCTCTTTCCCAACATCCGATGCTTCCCGCCACATCAAATGTAAGTGACCTCGTTCGTACATTGCGAAGCCATTCTATAGACTTCGTCCCTGTGTATCACAAAGAAAAGTCTAATATTATAGGCATCGCCTTTCCTAAAGACTTTATCAACAGTCCCACTTCAGAGCTTCTTAAAAATCACCTACATTCCCCGTGGTTTATCACAGAAAAGACAAAGCTCATCCGCATTCTAAAAGAATTTCGAGCTAATAAAAGAAACGTTGCGCTAGTTTTAGGCGCTTCCGGGGAAGCCCTTGGATTACTGAGCTTGAATTCTATCTTTCAAACTATTTTTAACACTTCAGATATTGCTAGAAGAAAACCTGAAGCATCCAGAGTTATAGAAAGAACGATACCGGGAAACACTAGGTTGGTAGACCTAAGGAAAGAACTAGGCCTTCCCTTAACACGTTATGGATGTGAAACTATTGCTCAACTGGTCATGCAATTACTTGACGCTCCAGCTGAAGAAGGGTCCTCTGTGATTATAGATAATCTTTTGTTAGAAGTTAAAGAAACGACTCTATCTGGAATCAAAAGTGTCGTCATAAAAAATTTATTTTCTTAG
- a CDS encoding cysteine desulfurase family protein — MVIYLDNSSTTPPDPRLLPYLEELFFQKDFLSNPSAMHSSGRKAASLLRKAEDSIQKLLGFSSKIIFTSGATESLNLIINSLPPGHIITSSLEHPAVIEPLKRLPSRQVSYLDPDGGQCVLSLSKIEDAIRSDTIAIVLGWVNAETGAKTDIASIAKLAFDKGLIFIVDATAIIGKERISVPNGVSALCFSGHKIHALAGTGVLAVSPKMKLIPQILGGGQQGNIRSGTENVLGIAALDFVVRYLINHIDEVSLFLREMRDAFEDRLLEKIPELTIHCAGGPRVSNIATVAFPSIEGEILRAALDLEGVESSYGTACSSGAVTAFKSLTAMGITQEVASSSLRFSFGRLNTMEEVERAVGIIVSIVGRMQEHFL; from the coding sequence TTGGTTATATATTTAGATAATAGCTCGACAACCCCTCCTGATCCGAGGCTTCTTCCTTATTTGGAAGAGTTGTTTTTTCAAAAGGACTTTTTGTCCAATCCTTCTGCTATGCATTCTTCGGGAAGAAAGGCGGCTTCTTTACTTCGTAAGGCAGAAGATAGTATCCAGAAATTGCTAGGTTTTTCTTCAAAAATAATCTTTACTTCTGGCGCTACGGAGTCCCTGAATTTGATCATCAATTCATTGCCACCAGGGCACATCATTACTTCTTCTCTAGAACATCCAGCAGTCATAGAACCTCTAAAGAGACTCCCTTCAAGGCAGGTCTCCTATCTAGACCCTGATGGGGGTCAATGTGTTCTTTCGCTATCGAAGATAGAAGATGCTATACGCAGCGATACTATAGCCATTGTTCTAGGATGGGTAAACGCTGAGACTGGAGCCAAAACAGATATAGCCTCTATAGCTAAACTGGCTTTTGATAAAGGATTGATCTTTATTGTCGACGCTACAGCAATCATAGGCAAAGAAAGAATATCGGTTCCTAATGGAGTGTCGGCACTGTGCTTCAGCGGACACAAAATACATGCGTTAGCAGGAACAGGAGTTTTAGCTGTTAGCCCCAAAATGAAATTGATCCCACAAATACTGGGGGGAGGACAGCAAGGAAATATCCGATCAGGAACAGAAAATGTTTTGGGAATAGCAGCCTTAGATTTTGTTGTCAGATATCTTATCAATCATATTGATGAAGTGTCTTTATTTTTGCGTGAAATGCGAGATGCTTTTGAAGATAGATTATTAGAAAAAATTCCGGAACTAACAATTCATTGTGCAGGGGGGCCCAGAGTTTCGAATATTGCTACTGTAGCGTTTCCCTCCATAGAAGGGGAAATATTGAGAGCAGCCCTAGATCTAGAAGGTGTAGAATCAAGTTATGGTACAGCATGCTCTTCGGGGGCTGTGACAGCTTTTAAATCTCTAACGGCTATGGGAATAACTCAAGAAGTGGCTTCTTCCTCTCTTCGATTTTCATTCGGAAGGCTCAACACTATGGAAGAAGTAGAAAGGGCTGTAGGAATAATTGTTTCCATAGTTGGGAGGATGCAAGAGCACTTTCTTTAA
- a CDS encoding Stp1/IreP family PP2C-type Ser/Thr phosphatase, whose translation MAFRCFGASDIGRSRARNEDFWHADPEMGLFAVADGIGGSSGGEVASKEAVSQLMSLFEEQNKLPDVEKNKYTKENLFEILFKVNNWVYQCACSDGNLKGMGTTLSSLFFEGDRAYILHVGDSRIYRFRGGCLSQLTEDHSLANRLCSRYGLSKESKKVYPYRHILTNVLGTKPEVTPDIREIEYASEDIFFLCSDGLTNMVSDEKLCEVLSTNDELEETGNTMISLANSYGGVDNVTVVLVQVV comes from the coding sequence ATGGCTTTCAGATGTTTCGGTGCTAGCGATATAGGGAGATCTAGAGCAAGAAACGAAGACTTTTGGCACGCAGATCCAGAAATGGGGCTGTTTGCTGTAGCAGACGGTATCGGAGGAAGTTCTGGAGGAGAAGTGGCCTCGAAGGAGGCTGTCTCTCAGTTGATGAGTTTATTCGAAGAGCAAAATAAACTACCGGATGTAGAGAAAAATAAATATACCAAAGAGAATCTATTCGAAATTCTTTTCAAGGTCAACAATTGGGTATATCAGTGCGCTTGCTCGGATGGAAACTTGAAAGGAATGGGAACGACCTTAAGCTCCTTGTTTTTTGAAGGAGACCGCGCCTATATTCTTCATGTAGGGGATAGCAGAATATATAGGTTTCGGGGGGGATGCTTGTCTCAGCTTACGGAAGATCATTCTCTAGCCAACCGGCTATGTTCTCGTTATGGGCTTTCTAAAGAATCTAAAAAGGTATATCCTTATAGGCATATCCTAACGAATGTATTGGGAACAAAGCCTGAAGTAACGCCTGATATCCGGGAAATAGAGTATGCGTCCGAGGACATTTTCTTTCTATGTTCGGACGGGTTGACTAATATGGTTTCGGATGAAAAACTTTGTGAAGTCTTGTCCACCAATGATGAACTAGAGGAAACAGGGAATACGATGATTTCCTTGGCCAATAGTTATGGCGGAGTCGATAATGTTACTGTAGTTCTCGTTCAAGTCGTCTAG
- a CDS encoding CT253 family lipoprotein: MKRRFIIGILVSALSIGLGGCIFPSGNGIYNSKLYTKGSKAKGVVAILPVVVNPRNQGGDVLPWSLREEFTEELVKKLSLSDRVFLIKHNVSNRTASDFYSPMPKTIPTEVTAQFLPAEFVIATELIDHSTISDALKNETVCASMRVRVFDIRHNRSTLVYQEIIEARQPIPQSTSDYSRYGWKTSHFESTPMGLMHGRLVREIVARVEGYVCANYS; this comes from the coding sequence ATGAAAAGAAGGTTTATCATAGGCATTCTTGTTTCTGCGCTCTCAATAGGTTTGGGGGGATGTATCTTTCCTTCTGGCAACGGCATCTACAATTCCAAGCTTTATACAAAAGGGAGTAAAGCCAAAGGTGTTGTGGCTATACTTCCCGTCGTTGTTAATCCAAGAAATCAAGGTGGAGACGTCCTTCCTTGGAGCCTTAGAGAAGAATTTACTGAAGAGCTGGTCAAAAAACTCAGCCTTTCTGATCGGGTGTTTCTAATCAAACACAACGTCTCTAATCGTACAGCATCAGACTTCTATTCTCCTATGCCCAAGACCATTCCAACAGAGGTCACCGCTCAATTCCTTCCTGCCGAATTTGTTATAGCGACAGAACTTATTGATCACTCAACAATTAGTGACGCCTTAAAGAACGAAACAGTATGCGCCTCCATGAGAGTACGCGTTTTTGATATCCGACATAACCGCTCCACACTTGTTTACCAAGAAATTATTGAAGCCAGACAGCCCATTCCTCAATCAACTTCTGACTATTCGCGCTATGGGTGGAAAACCTCTCACTTTGAATCTACTCCTATGGGGTTAATGCATGGACGCTTGGTCAGAGAAATCGTTGCGAGAGTAGAAGGTTATGTTTGTGCAAACTATTCGTAA
- a CDS encoding CPBP family intramembrane glutamic endopeptidase gives MPVWLFFLWVSAAFLALRGKFFSLPQGRFRISITGFQLSGAFLLYLFSGITIALLSSNNNGKESSPFIQGCFITTVLVLYLYSLPQKTIHTVLWAGGSSGRSLKKLFNTTLRAWILAVPITQLSSLILSKILASVFDEKFLTPQAIAKEVQEGLSTPLTSSLLLIVSVAILLPISEEIVFRGFLQNFLKKRFSIRKSLVLSSVLFSLAHVENSLGSLVFVPVIFILSLMIGFVYEKERSLVAPMLLHTLYNGSQLAFSRWL, from the coding sequence ATGCCTGTTTGGCTATTTTTCCTTTGGGTGTCTGCGGCTTTTCTGGCTCTCCGGGGAAAATTTTTTTCTTTACCCCAAGGCCGCTTTCGCATTTCTATTACGGGCTTTCAGCTCTCCGGAGCTTTTTTGTTGTACCTGTTCTCTGGGATAACTATAGCTTTGCTGTCTTCTAACAATAACGGGAAAGAATCATCCCCTTTTATTCAAGGTTGTTTCATCACCACTGTTCTCGTTCTATATTTGTATTCTTTGCCTCAAAAAACCATTCATACAGTCCTTTGGGCTGGAGGTTCTTCTGGGAGATCGCTAAAAAAACTCTTTAACACTACGCTAAGAGCTTGGATTCTCGCTGTACCAATAACGCAACTATCTTCTCTAATCTTGTCTAAAATTCTTGCCTCTGTTTTTGATGAAAAATTTTTGACACCCCAAGCCATAGCCAAGGAAGTACAAGAAGGATTGTCTACACCACTAACATCTTCTTTGCTACTTATTGTTTCCGTTGCCATCCTGTTGCCGATCTCCGAAGAAATCGTTTTTAGAGGATTTTTACAAAATTTTTTAAAGAAAAGATTTTCTATAAGAAAAAGTTTAGTGCTATCGTCGGTCCTGTTTTCCCTAGCACATGTGGAAAATTCTCTGGGGAGCCTCGTCTTTGTTCCCGTTATTTTTATTCTGTCTTTAATGATAGGCTTCGTTTACGAAAAAGAACGTAGTCTTGTAGCTCCTATGCTGTTACACACTCTTTACAACGGCTCTCAGCTAGCTTTTTCTAGATGGCTTTAG
- a CDS encoding MazG nucleotide pyrophosphohydrolase domain-containing protein — translation MSRGNGVILAGVCVVDEIAKSSIGELISIISSMVLEGRCIWSKKQTLFSVMDHLELEVKELREAILAAKSSSEVASEMGDVLSLSLILCFLAQREGLFPKDMPAEEAMKKLHRRAPFLFDGSFSSISHEEAERIWQEAKQQECSQPSSFDGNLS, via the coding sequence TTGTCAAGAGGGAATGGGGTTATTTTAGCTGGAGTTTGTGTTGTGGATGAAATAGCAAAAAGTTCAATAGGAGAGCTAATCTCTATAATTTCATCAATGGTTCTGGAGGGGCGTTGTATTTGGTCTAAGAAGCAAACTCTATTTTCTGTTATGGATCATCTAGAGTTAGAAGTTAAAGAATTGCGCGAAGCCATCTTGGCAGCAAAGTCTTCGTCAGAAGTAGCTTCTGAGATGGGAGATGTTTTAAGCTTGTCCTTGATCCTCTGTTTTTTAGCTCAGAGAGAAGGGCTTTTTCCAAAAGATATGCCAGCGGAAGAGGCTATGAAAAAATTACATCGAAGAGCTCCTTTTTTGTTTGACGGCTCTTTCTCTTCTATTTCTCATGAAGAAGCCGAAAGGATATGGCAAGAGGCCAAACAGCAGGAGTGCAGTCAACCCTCTTCTTTTGATGGAAATTTGTCTTAA
- the mutY gene encoding A/G-specific adenine glycosylase yields the protein MEETANSLINGEEASEKLRRWFLENKRDLPWRRDVSPYSVWISEVMLQQTRVDTVIDYFNRWMEKYPYLEAVAKASEEELIKMWEGLGYYSRVRAFKRGVEVVMKTFGGAIPSDYEELLQIPGIGPYTANAIRAFAFKQRGAAVDGNILRVFSRLFLVKDSIDKPSTYDKIQRLANKFIPEKDPQEVSEALIELGACICKKVPQCEFCPLASYCGALRMNAVLDLPIRSIRKKSISVFRYVFLISYKGEYCLVKRGEGELMRDLFEFPYVEISSKGAFVDEGAVSALCKELSKTEVTFVRLLPSVRQSFTNYRAWLQPILFRSKSHSPVFSHYKLEKISSLPLSSGHKKIFQQLIQL from the coding sequence ATGGAGGAAACAGCAAACTCTTTGATAAATGGAGAAGAGGCTTCAGAAAAGTTGCGAAGGTGGTTCTTAGAGAATAAGCGCGACCTTCCTTGGAGAAGAGACGTTTCCCCTTATTCTGTATGGATTTCCGAAGTAATGTTACAACAAACAAGAGTCGATACGGTTATTGATTATTTTAATCGATGGATGGAGAAATATCCCTACTTAGAAGCTGTTGCAAAAGCCTCCGAAGAGGAGCTTATCAAGATGTGGGAGGGGCTAGGTTACTACTCGCGCGTCAGAGCCTTTAAGAGAGGGGTAGAGGTGGTAATGAAAACTTTTGGGGGAGCGATCCCATCTGATTACGAAGAGTTACTTCAAATCCCCGGCATAGGTCCTTATACGGCAAATGCTATACGGGCTTTTGCGTTTAAACAGAGGGGTGCTGCTGTAGATGGTAATATTCTTCGTGTGTTTAGTAGATTGTTCCTTGTTAAAGATTCTATTGACAAGCCGTCGACATACGACAAAATTCAGCGCCTAGCGAATAAGTTTATACCGGAGAAAGATCCTCAGGAGGTATCCGAGGCTCTTATAGAACTTGGTGCTTGCATTTGTAAGAAAGTTCCTCAGTGTGAGTTTTGTCCGTTAGCTTCCTATTGTGGAGCGCTTCGTATGAATGCGGTGCTTGATTTGCCTATCCGCTCTATTCGGAAGAAAAGTATTTCGGTCTTTCGTTATGTTTTTCTTATCAGCTACAAAGGGGAATATTGTCTCGTTAAACGAGGAGAGGGAGAGCTTATGAGGGACCTTTTTGAATTTCCTTATGTAGAGATTTCTAGTAAAGGAGCATTTGTTGACGAAGGCGCTGTAAGCGCTCTTTGTAAAGAATTATCGAAGACAGAAGTAACTTTTGTGAGATTGTTACCTTCCGTAAGGCAATCATTTACTAATTATAGGGCGTGGTTACAGCCCATATTGTTTCGTTCGAAATCGCATTCGCCAGTGTTTTCTCACTACAAGTTAGAGAAGATTTCTAGTTTACCCTTGTCTTCTGGTCACAAGAAAATTTTTCAACAGCTCATTCAATTGTAA
- a CDS encoding RluA family pseudouridine synthase: MITKIVAKVEQPSRLLSFVKKQLSAYPFANAEDCLRFQHCRVNGLVERFGSYRLFPEDVVSIFVEDLSEPAFASIPILFESEGYAIYHKPPRISTERLVELAQGFVVHRLDRDTSGCLIIGKEFTTTQLLQKLFKQRKVEKQYIAITKGRPNKSSGVLQTFTKILHRRQGALIMGNSREGQETITRWRVKKSSANYSLIYCFPITGRTHQIRLHMKTLGCPIVGDVDYGSKTPPENIFRPLLHSLSLQFFCPVTQKKISTSCPHNFPSLSSLEDKKKIF, encoded by the coding sequence ATGATTACAAAGATTGTCGCCAAAGTAGAACAACCCTCCAGACTGCTTTCTTTTGTGAAAAAGCAGCTATCGGCCTACCCTTTCGCTAACGCTGAGGACTGTCTGCGCTTTCAACATTGTCGGGTAAATGGACTTGTTGAGCGCTTCGGCTCCTATCGGCTATTTCCAGAAGATGTTGTTTCCATCTTTGTCGAAGATCTTTCTGAGCCAGCCTTTGCCTCTATTCCCATCTTATTTGAATCAGAAGGTTATGCAATCTATCACAAACCACCAAGGATTTCTACAGAACGTTTGGTCGAACTAGCGCAAGGATTCGTCGTACACCGATTAGACAGAGACACTTCCGGTTGTCTGATTATTGGGAAAGAGTTTACTACTACACAACTGCTACAAAAATTATTTAAGCAAAGAAAGGTTGAGAAGCAGTATATCGCCATTACTAAGGGGCGTCCTAATAAAAGTTCTGGAGTTTTACAAACGTTTACAAAAATCCTTCACAGGCGCCAAGGAGCCCTTATCATGGGCAATAGCCGTGAGGGGCAAGAGACAATTACTCGCTGGCGTGTAAAAAAATCTTCAGCAAACTATTCGCTGATATATTGTTTTCCTATTACAGGAAGGACACACCAAATACGCTTGCATATGAAAACGTTAGGCTGTCCCATCGTTGGAGATGTAGATTACGGATCAAAAACTCCTCCAGAAAATATTTTCCGCCCTCTTCTGCACTCCTTATCTCTCCAGTTTTTCTGCCCCGTAACTCAAAAAAAAATTTCCACCTCGTGTCCCCACAATTTTCCAAGTCTATCTTCATTAGAAGATAAGAAAAAAATTTTTTAA
- a CDS encoding enoyl-[acyl-carrier-protein] reductase, producing MLSIDLKGKVAFVAGIGDDQGYGWGIAKLLCEAGATVLVGTWVPIYKIFLQSWDMGKFNESRKLSDGSLMEFAKVYPLDAGFDSPEDVPSEIMENKRYKGMLNFTVSEVAEQVAKDYGKIDILVHSLANGPEVTKPLIDTSRKGYLAALSASSYSFISLLSHFGPHMNKGGSTISLTYLASQRAIPGYGGGMNSAKAALESDTKMLAWEAGKRWGVRVNTISAGPLKSRAGKAIGFIERMVDYYLEMAPIAEPMTAEQVGAAAAFLASDLASAITGETLYVDHGANVMGIGPEMLRTDS from the coding sequence GTGCTGAGTATAGATTTGAAAGGCAAAGTTGCCTTTGTTGCTGGTATCGGCGATGACCAAGGTTACGGATGGGGAATTGCCAAACTTCTATGTGAAGCTGGAGCTACCGTGCTCGTTGGCACATGGGTTCCTATATACAAAATTTTCCTACAATCTTGGGATATGGGGAAGTTCAATGAAAGCCGCAAACTATCCGATGGCTCTCTTATGGAGTTCGCTAAGGTTTACCCTCTAGATGCCGGCTTCGATTCTCCTGAAGACGTCCCTTCAGAAATTATGGAAAACAAACGCTATAAAGGAATGCTCAACTTTACCGTTAGTGAAGTAGCCGAACAGGTAGCTAAAGATTACGGGAAAATCGACATTCTCGTCCACTCCCTAGCAAACGGGCCTGAAGTAACCAAACCTCTCATTGACACGAGCAGGAAAGGATATCTGGCAGCCCTAAGCGCTTCATCGTACTCTTTCATTAGCCTACTTTCCCACTTCGGTCCCCATATGAACAAAGGAGGAAGCACTATATCTTTAACCTACCTAGCTTCTCAAAGAGCTATTCCCGGCTATGGAGGAGGAATGAACTCAGCCAAGGCAGCTTTAGAAAGTGATACCAAAATGTTAGCATGGGAAGCCGGGAAGCGGTGGGGTGTTCGGGTCAACACTATCTCCGCAGGGCCATTAAAAAGCCGAGCAGGTAAAGCTATCGGCTTCATAGAAAGAATGGTCGACTATTACCTAGAAATGGCTCCTATAGCAGAGCCTATGACCGCAGAACAGGTAGGAGCTGCAGCAGCCTTTCTAGCCTCTGACCTAGCGAGCGCCATTACTGGGGAAACACTCTATGTCGATCATGGCGCCAACGTCATGGGTATTGGACCAGAAATGCTACGCACTGACAGCTAG
- a CDS encoding HAD-IIB family hydrolase: MKKLMVTDIDGTITTRTKSLESEVCAAIHRLYESNWDLFFITGRFFAYAREILSDIKVPYLLGCQNGASVWSSKESRIILSNTIENSYLSLIESIIDSHPVVFTVGSGAERHDKYYRKRSVGSVSEFAKIVERTYFSEEEARKNLFEVESLSEEYPFSHFAAAKVMGKKEDVEKVYNELSEHPVIGKELMVTLIRWPFDHSYALVHITHGRASKGKVLDVVIDNLYLGERPFIMSSGDDANDIDLIDRGDFKIVMQSAPEYMHCQADFLAPPASSLGILAAWEEGEARYIERCKETV; the protein is encoded by the coding sequence ATGAAGAAACTAATGGTTACAGATATTGATGGAACGATTACAACAAGAACAAAAAGCTTGGAATCAGAAGTTTGTGCGGCTATCCATAGGTTGTATGAGAGCAATTGGGACTTATTTTTTATCACTGGTAGGTTTTTTGCTTATGCAAGAGAGATTTTGTCTGATATTAAAGTTCCTTACTTGCTCGGTTGCCAGAACGGTGCTAGCGTGTGGTCGTCGAAAGAAAGTAGAATCATTTTGTCTAACACGATAGAGAATTCCTATTTGAGTTTAATAGAGTCTATTATTGATTCTCACCCCGTGGTTTTTACTGTAGGTTCTGGTGCTGAGAGGCACGATAAATACTACCGCAAGCGCTCCGTTGGTTCTGTATCAGAGTTTGCCAAGATTGTAGAGAGAACCTATTTTTCCGAAGAAGAAGCTAGAAAGAATCTATTTGAAGTAGAGTCTTTGAGCGAGGAGTACCCTTTCTCCCATTTTGCTGCAGCCAAGGTTATGGGTAAAAAAGAGGATGTGGAGAAAGTGTATAATGAGCTTTCTGAGCACCCTGTTATTGGTAAAGAGTTAATGGTGACACTTATTCGTTGGCCTTTTGACCACAGTTATGCTCTTGTACATATCACTCACGGGAGAGCATCTAAAGGAAAGGTTTTAGATGTTGTTATCGACAATCTCTACTTGGGAGAGCGCCCCTTTATCATGTCTTCTGGAGATGATGCTAACGACATAGACCTTATTGATAGGGGAGATTTCAAGATAGTCATGCAATCGGCTCCAGAGTACATGCACTGCCAAGCCGACTTCCTAGCTCCTCCCGCCTCCTCTCTGGGCATATTAGCTGCCTGGGAGGAAGGAGAGGCTAGGTATATAGAGAGGTGTAAGGAAACGGTCTAG
- the fliO gene encoding flagellar biosynthetic protein FliO, with protein MSRTILSFFMNSVIDIPEAAQEAPLKEFLPLNMRSELFKMLFSLVILLGAFGVCIWAFKKLLRHKTSRLGSSSAIKVLDKRALTPKSSIYLVEVANKVLVLSESNDTVTLLSEFPPNTDITELMKVRKEPQPALSPKDFILKAIQTKKPPQESQKNTPIP; from the coding sequence ATGTCGAGAACTATACTTTCTTTCTTTATGAACAGCGTAATTGATATACCAGAAGCTGCTCAGGAGGCTCCTTTGAAAGAGTTTCTACCGCTGAATATGCGTTCAGAATTATTTAAGATGCTTTTCTCTTTAGTCATTCTCCTCGGCGCTTTCGGCGTCTGCATATGGGCTTTTAAAAAACTTTTACGTCATAAAACTTCTCGACTTGGGTCCTCTTCAGCTATAAAAGTCCTTGACAAACGAGCTCTGACCCCAAAATCATCCATATACCTGGTCGAAGTAGCGAACAAGGTTCTTGTTCTTTCAGAATCCAACGATACCGTAACCCTTCTCTCAGAATTTCCTCCCAACACTGATATCACTGAACTCATGAAGGTTCGAAAAGAACCCCAACCTGCACTATCACCTAAGGATTTTATATTAAAAGCAATCCAAACAAAAAAGCCTCCTCAAGAGTCGCAAAAAAATACTCCTATTCCCTAA
- a CDS encoding YbjN domain-containing protein — MTKTWTLNQNNLLNFLRENNFTPFEETTSRLSYINLNADDHEIPLFFVIRNEGEILQLIAYLPFQLKDPETQATARLLHLLNRDLDIPGFGMDEEQGLMFYRLVIPCLNKQIDGKLLLVYINTVQLACDSFSHAIGLISSGSMNLDELQREVRKENRSK; from the coding sequence ATGACAAAAACATGGACACTGAACCAAAATAATTTATTGAACTTTCTAAGAGAAAACAATTTTACTCCTTTTGAAGAAACAACAAGTAGACTCTCTTACATCAATTTAAACGCTGACGACCATGAAATCCCTCTGTTTTTCGTTATTCGTAATGAAGGAGAAATCCTGCAATTGATAGCCTATCTTCCTTTCCAACTTAAAGATCCCGAGACGCAAGCTACAGCAAGGTTGCTACACCTTCTAAACAGAGACTTGGATATCCCTGGATTCGGTATGGATGAGGAGCAAGGATTAATGTTCTATCGCCTCGTCATTCCTTGCTTAAACAAACAAATAGATGGTAAGCTCCTTCTGGTATACATCAATACTGTCCAACTTGCTTGTGACAGTTTCTCCCATGCCATTGGGTTAATTTCTTCAGGATCTATGAACCTCGATGAACTGCAGCGGGAAGTAAGAAAAGAAAATCGTTCCAAGTAA
- a CDS encoding putative quorum-sensing-regulated virulence factor, which yields MTPHFIFYDTETTGTNIEKDRVIEIAAYNPETDQSFVSYVNPGVIIPEEASTIHGITNDIVAEAPDFPAVIDLFINFCGENTILVAHNNDNFDFPLLENECLRHSISLPKYSSIDSLKWAKKYRPDLPKHNLQYLRQVYGFSENRAHRALDDVIILHKVFSAMIGDLAPSTVLNLLSGTSSPKTFKMPFGKYKGKKLTEVPNSYIQWLQEQGVFDKPENKEIKQAVEALGL from the coding sequence ATGACGCCTCACTTCATCTTTTACGACACAGAAACTACAGGCACTAACATAGAAAAAGATCGTGTTATCGAAATAGCTGCTTACAACCCAGAAACGGATCAATCTTTCGTTTCCTATGTGAATCCTGGAGTCATTATTCCCGAGGAAGCCTCCACCATACACGGCATCACTAATGATATTGTGGCAGAAGCACCAGACTTTCCTGCAGTCATAGACTTGTTCATCAACTTTTGTGGAGAGAACACTATTTTAGTCGCTCATAACAATGATAATTTTGACTTTCCTCTCCTTGAAAATGAGTGTTTAAGGCATTCCATCTCTCTGCCCAAGTATTCTTCCATAGATTCCTTGAAATGGGCTAAGAAATACCGTCCAGACCTACCCAAGCATAATTTGCAATACTTGAGGCAAGTCTATGGATTTTCAGAAAATAGAGCTCACAGAGCTTTAGATGACGTTATTATTCTACACAAAGTGTTTTCCGCTATGATCGGAGACCTTGCTCCTTCCACGGTCTTAAACCTACTGTCAGGTACTTCCAGTCCCAAAACATTTAAAATGCCTTTTGGAAAATATAAAGGAAAAAAATTAACAGAAGTGCCTAACTCCTATATTCAATGGCTCCAAGAACAAGGAGTCTTTGACAAACCGGAAAATAAAGAAATCAAACAAGCTGTTGAGGCTCTGGGCTTATGA